The nucleotide sequence GGTTTGGACAACATCTATAACTGTTAGTTGTAAGATTCTTCTAATATTATTGAATATGGATTGTCCTCCTAAGCAGTTGCACTTTGTGAGTGCACTTAATGTGTTTTGAGGATTTCATTGTGATCCCACTCGCACTCTCATATCTACCACAAAGCACAATTAGCTATTTCAGGTATGAAATTAGATATCCTTCTGACTTAAAAAGCATGTAAAATGATTAAAAGCTTCTAGCAGATGCGGTCCATGATGACCAGAAAAGCCATCACGAGCTCAGTATCCATGGCTGGCTGAATGATCAAGTTGAACACATCATCACTCAATGTGACTGACTTGTTCACCTTCTTGGGGCTTATTTGTGCCACTTCCTCTCCCTTGCTGTCCAGGATCTTGCAATTTCTTCTTTTGAAGCAGCCTTCAGTTCTGAAACTGGGCACTGGTGATTGGTCATCTGGAGTGTCCATGAATACCTCTGCCTCCTCACAACTTTGAAGGATTGACCTCCTTCTCATGGAGAACACATGAGTTTTGTAACTTGTTCTCAAGTCATCTTCGCCTTTGAATCCGCTCCATCTGTCATGCATGCTCAAGATCTGCTCGATATGTGATAGGCTTAATAAGAAATAATGATTGAGAAAGCTGTAGCATTCTCTTTAAAAATTTACATTAACTAATTCATTTTTTGAGGCATATTTCAGTATCATGATGCCATCCTTGCTTTTAGTTACCTGCATAAAGAATATGGTTTCTACTTAGAGCCTTTTGAATTGCCAattatttcccatattgattcccggAACCAGTCTGCTGATAAGGTAAAATTAAATTTTGTGTAAATGTTCAGATGTTTGATGCAGTTATAATTATGATAAGTCACACCGCTACAAAATAACAATGACAAGTTGCATCAACATAGATATAATTTAGTTGGGATGTACATATGAATTTTGCTACTGAATGGATTTTCATTCTGGTACAAATTGATGTGTTTTATTTGCCTCTAAGCTAGTCAGTGaactagaaaaaaatattttattagatagTAACACTATTAGCTTAATTTTAACAATATATTATGGTATTTGATTGCAATGTACAATGTTCACCAGGTTTGGTGTCCATGGATATTTCTTTTGTTAACCAGTCATATCGTATGATAGCGACTTAAGAGTAGAATTGTTTTTGCTTAAAAGGTAAGGCTTCTTTAGATCAATTCTAAGTACATAAAAGCAAGGCAAAAAAAGATCTGATTTAGGTACAAATACCTTTAATTGTAAACTTATTTACCTTTTGGCCACTTATCATTTTAGTTTTTGCTTTTAGCTGATtatgaaatcttttttttctaGGATTTGATAAAGTGATAGAGAAAGGAGAAGCAAAGGTTAATATCTAGGATAATATCCGAAATCAATTTGATCCCAAGGTATCTCATGTGAGGTAGTATTCTGCATCACACTAAATGTGTTTCATACATCGTTCTAAAAAGTATTCTTATGGATGTAGCATAATACTACTCACACATATTTGTggataaaagaaattttatttatttaaccaTGTTTGTTATTATAAACCTTTCctgttttatagaccccaattacaagaaaaatagaaa is from Musa acuminata AAA Group cultivar baxijiao chromosome BXJ1-6, Cavendish_Baxijiao_AAA, whole genome shotgun sequence and encodes:
- the LOC103971059 gene encoding protein LURP-one-related 12, giving the protein MSRVHPSLRKIDDEELATVTNYPSVWTVWKKSSMAFHGTDGFSIYDNKGRLAFRVDNYSRKHKCFEGELLLMDGNGKAVIALRPQILSMHDRWSGFKGEDDLRTSYKTHVFSMRRRSILQSCEEAEVFMDTPDDQSPVPSFRTEGCFKRRNCKILDSKGEEVAQISPKKVNKSVTLSDDVFNLIIQPAMDTELVMAFLVIMDRIC